In Leptodesmis sichuanensis A121, the following are encoded in one genomic region:
- a CDS encoding NACHT domain-containing protein, which produces MDAEEALRLVENLIRKSGKPPLSDLQRILFKGSWQGKGYKEIHQDCNHVTREHLMRNVGPGLWKLLSTVLSDELGETVEIRKDYLQGVIERLRDRPSPPSLPDAPPPPWPDFPQPPSQNRLQDWGLAPDTTLFQGRTQELAELQQWVEVDGCRLITLYGMAGIGKTALSVRLAEQLRDQFEVVIWRSLDVSRLGHAPPLLSTLLTDWIVLIAGQSPPQPDLPTLLSYLRDNRCLLVLDGFEAVFQQGSLSGNYLNAYQGYGELLRQISDAYHASCIVLTSREKPREVEAREGEGEYAPVRSRKLRGVGEAEAQAMFATKGSFSGSEQDWSLLNRQYDGNPAFLQQIATTIANICGRDITRFLALQPNKPMFVGDIRTLMAQQLGRLSEPERILMETLAQTQIPVTLEDLQQQLTTQHLARDRVLEVLLSLARRSLLETTMAPYRLHSIMVNYVNEMER; this is translated from the coding sequence ATGGATGCTGAAGAGGCTTTGCGACTGGTCGAAAATTTAATCCGTAAATCTGGAAAACCACCCTTGAGCGATTTGCAGCGAATCCTGTTTAAGGGGTCCTGGCAGGGCAAAGGCTACAAAGAAATTCATCAGGATTGCAATCATGTCACCCGGGAACACTTGATGCGAAATGTGGGGCCTGGACTTTGGAAACTTTTAAGCACTGTATTGAGTGACGAACTGGGTGAAACTGTAGAGATCAGAAAAGATTACTTGCAAGGAGTGATCGAGCGGTTGCGCGATCGCCCGTCTCCGCCATCCTTACCTGATGCCCCCCCTCCACCCTGGCCAGATTTCCCGCAGCCTCCTTCCCAGAACCGTTTGCAAGATTGGGGACTGGCCCCCGACACTACCCTGTTTCAAGGGCGTACACAGGAGTTGGCAGAATTACAGCAATGGGTGGAAGTCGATGGTTGCCGCTTGATCACCCTGTATGGCATGGCAGGAATAGGCAAAACGGCTCTCTCCGTCCGGTTAGCCGAGCAGTTGCGTGATCAGTTTGAGGTAGTCATCTGGCGATCGCTGGATGTTTCCCGCCTGGGACACGCTCCTCCGCTCTTATCCACATTGCTCACAGATTGGATCGTCTTGATTGCTGGACAGTCTCCCCCTCAACCAGACTTGCCAACTTTGCTGAGCTATCTGCGGGACAACCGCTGTTTGTTAGTTCTGGATGGATTTGAAGCCGTTTTTCAGCAGGGATCCCTGAGTGGCAATTATCTGAATGCTTACCAGGGGTATGGTGAGTTACTGCGTCAGATCAGTGATGCCTATCATGCCAGTTGCATCGTGCTGACCAGTCGGGAGAAGCCAAGAGAGGTAGAGGCCAGGGAAGGAGAAGGAGAATATGCTCCGGTACGATCGCGCAAGTTACGGGGGGTTGGGGAAGCAGAAGCCCAGGCTATGTTCGCAACTAAAGGATCCTTCTCCGGTTCAGAACAGGACTGGAGTTTATTAAATCGACAATACGACGGGAATCCTGCTTTCTTGCAGCAAATTGCCACCACGATCGCCAATATCTGTGGCCGAGATATTACTCGCTTTCTCGCTCTACAACCCAATAAACCCATGTTTGTGGGAGACATTCGGACACTGATGGCCCAACAATTAGGGCGCTTATCTGAACCAGAGCGAATCCTGATGGAAACGCTGGCTCAAACTCAAATTCCTGTCACCCTGGAAGACTTGCAACAGCAGTTGACCACGCAACATCTCGCACGCGATCGTGTGCTGGAAGTGCTGCTCTCTTTGGCGCGGCGATCGCTTCTGGAAACGACTATGGCTCCTTATCGACTACATTCGATCATGGTGAATTATGTCAACGAAATGGAGCGGTAA
- a CDS encoding (2Fe-2S) ferredoxin domain-containing protein, with amino-acid sequence MKQVLVCQYINCCANGSKEVLEAFQVHQMPDFEVIPSECQGQCNMGPTVRVLPDEIWYSRVKPEDVLDIIHHHIKDGEPVERLLHPRFHPRW; translated from the coding sequence ATGAAACAAGTGCTTGTTTGTCAGTACATTAACTGTTGTGCGAATGGTTCCAAAGAAGTTTTGGAAGCTTTCCAGGTGCATCAGATGCCAGACTTTGAAGTTATCCCCAGCGAGTGCCAGGGACAATGCAACATGGGGCCAACCGTGCGGGTGCTGCCGGATGAGATCTGGTACAGTCGAGTGAAGCCAGAGGATGTGTTGGACATTATTCACCATCACATCAAAGATGGAGAACCTGTGGAACGGTTGCTCCATCCTCGTTTTCATCCCCGCTGGTAA
- a CDS encoding CobW family GTP-binding protein has protein sequence MQSAATTESTMDAPKVGLPVTIITGFLGSGKTTLLNHILTNQQGLKTAVLVNEFGEIGIDNELIISTDDDMVELSNGCICCTINNDMVEAVYKILERQEAIDYLVVETTGLADPLPVALTFLGTELRDMTRLDSIVTVVDAENFSLDLFNSQAAYSQITYGDIILLNKADLVDEAKLTNLEDRIREMKEGARILRTVRGEVPLGVLLSVGLFESDKYFDAEEASGHGHDHDHEHEHHHDHDQHDHSACDHDHGQCVHDHDHHHHHHSNHLEEDGFTSVSFQSDRPFDIKKFQYFLDHQLPEKVFRAKGILWFNESPKRHIFHLSGKRFSLDDDEWKGTPKNQLVLIGQDLDHEKLRSQIEHCLGTSTENRGKGLGR, from the coding sequence ATGCAATCAGCAGCGACTACTGAATCCACAATGGATGCGCCCAAGGTTGGTCTTCCCGTTACCATCATCACGGGCTTTTTGGGCAGCGGCAAAACGACTTTATTGAACCATATTCTCACCAATCAACAGGGACTGAAGACGGCTGTGTTGGTGAATGAGTTTGGCGAAATCGGAATTGATAATGAACTGATCATCTCGACCGACGATGACATGGTGGAGTTGAGCAATGGCTGTATCTGCTGCACCATCAACAACGATATGGTGGAAGCCGTCTACAAAATTCTGGAGCGGCAGGAGGCGATCGACTATCTGGTGGTAGAAACCACGGGACTGGCCGATCCCCTGCCCGTTGCCCTCACCTTCCTGGGGACGGAACTGCGGGATATGACCCGGCTTGACTCCATTGTCACTGTCGTCGATGCCGAAAACTTCAGTCTGGATTTGTTCAACAGTCAGGCGGCCTACAGTCAGATCACTTACGGAGACATCATTTTGTTGAATAAAGCGGATCTGGTGGATGAGGCCAAGTTAACCAATCTGGAAGACCGGATTCGAGAAATGAAGGAGGGTGCCCGGATTCTGCGAACGGTACGGGGGGAAGTGCCGCTGGGAGTACTGCTGAGCGTGGGATTGTTTGAGTCGGATAAATATTTTGATGCGGAAGAAGCATCGGGGCACGGTCATGATCACGACCACGAGCATGAGCATCATCATGACCATGATCAGCACGATCACTCAGCTTGCGATCACGATCATGGTCAGTGTGTGCATGACCACGACCATCATCACCACCATCACTCCAACCACTTAGAAGAGGATGGCTTTACGTCAGTGTCCTTCCAGAGCGATCGCCCCTTCGACATCAAGAAATTCCAATACTTCCTGGATCATCAGTTACCGGAAAAGGTCTTCCGCGCCAAAGGTATCCTCTGGTTTAACGAAAGTCCCAAGCGCCACATCTTCCACCTGAGCGGCAAACGCTTCTCCCTGGATGATGATGAGTGGAAAGGCACTCCCAAAAACCAGTTGGTGCTGATTGGTCAGGATCTCGACCACGAGAAGCTGCGATCGCAGATCGAACACTGCCTGGGCACCTCCACCGAAAACCGGGGCAAAGGATTGGGTAGATAG
- the cysS gene encoding cysteine--tRNA ligase — translation MSLMIYNTLTRRKEPFETLEPGKVRMYVCGVTVYDYCHLGHARSYIVWDTVRRYLTWRGYQVRYVQNFTDIDDKIIRRSQESGLPWQEITHKYIDAYLEDMGRLNILPADAYPKATEVIPQIINMIQTLIDQGYAYAAGGDVYYAVERFPQYGKLSGRKLEQMEAGASGRVEDEAEAKKRHPLDFALWKAAKPGEPEWDSPWGKGRPGWHIECSAMVKELLGDRIDLHAGGEDLIFPHHENEIAQSEAALSKPLANYWMHNGFVKIRGDKMSKSLKNFTTIRSLLETTDPMVVRLFVLQAHYRSPIDFTDEAIAAAENGWRTLKEALLFGHDFGVQLAWIPDPSGAKATASPWAEDFQTAMDDDFNTSEALAVLFAIAKILQRERNLLTHAGKTETDANQLESLWHELVDLAQVLGLEAQPAAEPEPASGLRVSQIEALIQQRQEARKAKNFAEADRIRNELQTHGITLVDQAGGETRWYRS, via the coding sequence ATGTCCTTGATGATTTACAACACCCTGACCCGCCGCAAAGAACCCTTTGAAACCCTGGAACCGGGGAAGGTGCGGATGTACGTCTGTGGCGTGACGGTGTATGACTACTGCCATCTGGGACACGCCCGCTCTTACATCGTTTGGGATACGGTACGCCGTTACCTCACCTGGCGCGGCTATCAGGTGCGCTATGTGCAGAACTTCACCGACATTGATGACAAAATCATCCGGCGATCGCAGGAATCAGGACTGCCCTGGCAGGAAATCACCCACAAATATATCGATGCCTACCTGGAAGACATGGGACGGCTGAATATTCTGCCTGCCGATGCCTATCCCAAAGCCACCGAGGTCATCCCCCAGATTATCAACATGATTCAAACCTTGATTGATCAAGGCTATGCCTACGCTGCTGGGGGAGATGTGTATTACGCTGTGGAGCGCTTTCCCCAGTACGGCAAACTCTCAGGCCGCAAACTGGAGCAGATGGAAGCGGGAGCCAGTGGCCGGGTGGAAGACGAAGCGGAAGCGAAAAAACGTCATCCCTTAGATTTTGCTCTCTGGAAAGCCGCGAAACCGGGGGAACCAGAGTGGGATTCTCCCTGGGGTAAAGGTCGTCCGGGTTGGCACATTGAATGCTCGGCAATGGTGAAAGAGTTGCTAGGCGATCGCATCGACCTGCATGCTGGCGGCGAGGATCTGATCTTTCCCCACCATGAGAACGAAATTGCCCAATCGGAAGCCGCCCTCTCCAAACCTCTCGCGAACTACTGGATGCACAACGGCTTTGTGAAGATTCGGGGCGACAAAATGTCTAAATCCCTGAAAAACTTCACCACCATTCGATCGCTCTTGGAAACCACCGATCCGATGGTGGTGCGCCTGTTTGTCCTGCAAGCCCATTATCGTAGCCCGATCGATTTCACCGACGAGGCGATCGCGGCTGCCGAAAATGGCTGGAGAACTTTAAAGGAAGCTCTCCTGTTTGGCCATGACTTTGGCGTGCAACTGGCCTGGATTCCCGATCCCTCTGGTGCGAAAGCTACGGCATCCCCCTGGGCAGAAGATTTTCAAACTGCAATGGATGACGACTTCAACACCTCGGAAGCGCTGGCGGTGCTGTTTGCGATCGCCAAGATCCTGCAGCGAGAACGTAACCTGCTAACCCACGCAGGCAAGACCGAAACCGATGCTAACCAACTGGAAAGCCTCTGGCACGAACTGGTAGACCTGGCTCAAGTTCTCGGCCTGGAAGCCCAACCCGCCGCTGAACCCGAACCTGCCAGCGGCCTGCGAGTTTCCCAAATCGAAGCCCTGATTCAACAACGCCAGGAAGCCCGCAAAGCCAAGAATTTTGCCGAGGCCGATCGTATCCGCAATGAACTCCAGACCCATGGCATTACTCTCGTCGATCAAGCAGGCGGCGAAACCCGCTGGTATCGGAGCTAA
- a CDS encoding DUF2283 domain-containing protein yields the protein MRIKSDPESDILIFLLKDIPPSNAISEPGGIIVSYDESDEPISIEKLNASKRQLFNPQDPKLTITL from the coding sequence ATGAGAATTAAGTCTGATCCAGAATCAGATATTTTGATCTTCCTTCTCAAGGACATTCCTCCCAGTAATGCTATCTCTGAACCAGGAGGAATCATTGTCAGCTATGACGAAAGCGATGAACCGATTAGCATTGAGAAACTCAATGCTTCCAAACGCCAACTGTTTAATCCTCAAGATCCAAAACTAACCATCACCCTGTAG
- a CDS encoding YciI family protein encodes MPKYIMWSTYCDNVVEKRAPYRQAHLDGLAQQKAAGVLITIGPTKDLTQCFGIYEADAEAIVRQLIESDPYWQNGIWTEYDVKEWIQAI; translated from the coding sequence ATGCCAAAGTACATCATGTGGAGCACTTATTGTGACAACGTTGTTGAGAAACGTGCTCCTTACCGCCAAGCTCATTTAGACGGACTCGCCCAACAAAAAGCAGCAGGAGTTCTAATTACCATTGGGCCAACCAAAGATCTGACTCAATGTTTTGGTATTTATGAAGCGGATGCCGAAGCGATCGTTCGTCAACTGATTGAATCCGACCCTTACTGGCAAAACGGCATCTGGACGGAGTACGACGTAAAAGAGTGGATTCAGGCCATTTAG
- the pheT gene encoding phenylalanine--tRNA ligase subunit beta, giving the protein MRISLNWLRELVDLPPSPEELAEMLTMAGFEVEDIEDRRTWADGVVIGRVLQREPHPNADKLSVCTVDIGAKQPSTIVCGAANVRADIFVPVATLGTYLPKVDLKIKPRKLRDVPSEGMICSLAELGLTKESEGIHIFPQEDLQVGSDARPYLGLDDVILDLTSTANRADALSMVGIAREVAAITGVPLRLPQPPTIATTSDAKALTLKISEPQACPTYIGTVIEQVTIAPSPLWLQQRLQASGIRPINNVVDVTNYILLEWGQPLHAFDRDRLLQVGGSKTLQIGVRFAEAGETLQTLDGQNRTLSDQVLLITANDKPVALAGVMGGEETEVHSETLNLVLEAALFDSAAIRRSARSQGLRTEASARYERGINQAELEIACRRALALMTDLAGGTIVAQATAAARGSQTSMTRSIELRLDRVNQILGPISVGDEVAELEPAAIERILKALGCDISTINKDGVWTVTVPPYRYRDLEREIDLIEEIARLHGYNNFCETLPEKTEPGYLSAEQALSRKLREAFRAIGLTEVMHYSLVKPNQERQIVLSNPLFPDYSALRTDLLAGLIEAFQYNLEQGNGPLNAFEIGRIFWSEEEGLSEAESIAGIFGGDPTQGKWIQGGKENPLTWFEAKGYLDSVFCRLGLVVEYQPDRRDARLHPGRTASLWLRGDRLGTFGQLHPQLRLERGFPDEVYAFELDINVLFSALDQDELRVPIFQPYSAYPASDRDIAFFIPTQFSEADIERVIRKAGGTLLESVELFDEYRGKNVPEGQRSLAFRLVYRASDRTLTEEDIEPVHQKVRESLVEKFRVDLRS; this is encoded by the coding sequence ATGCGTATTTCATTGAACTGGTTGCGAGAACTGGTTGACCTCCCCCCTTCTCCGGAGGAGTTGGCAGAGATGTTAACAATGGCGGGGTTTGAAGTTGAAGACATCGAAGATCGGCGCACCTGGGCAGATGGGGTGGTGATTGGGCGAGTGCTGCAACGGGAACCCCATCCCAATGCCGATAAGCTTAGTGTTTGTACGGTCGATATTGGAGCTAAACAACCTTCCACCATTGTTTGTGGAGCCGCCAATGTGCGGGCTGATATTTTTGTGCCTGTCGCCACTTTGGGCACCTATTTGCCCAAAGTGGATTTGAAGATCAAACCCCGAAAACTGCGGGATGTCCCTTCAGAAGGCATGATCTGCTCCCTGGCAGAGTTGGGGTTGACTAAAGAATCCGAAGGAATTCATATTTTTCCCCAGGAGGATTTACAGGTGGGGAGTGATGCCCGTCCTTACCTGGGGCTGGATGATGTGATTCTGGATCTGACGTCCACAGCAAACCGGGCCGATGCGCTGAGTATGGTGGGTATTGCGCGGGAAGTGGCGGCTATCACAGGAGTACCGTTGCGTTTACCCCAACCACCAACGATCGCAACCACTTCAGATGCCAAAGCCTTGACCTTGAAAATTTCAGAGCCGCAAGCCTGCCCCACCTACATCGGCACGGTCATTGAGCAGGTGACGATCGCTCCTTCCCCTCTCTGGTTGCAACAACGGTTACAAGCGTCTGGTATCCGTCCGATTAATAATGTCGTCGATGTCACCAACTACATCCTGCTGGAGTGGGGACAACCGTTACACGCCTTTGATCGCGATCGCTTGCTCCAAGTTGGTGGTAGTAAGACTTTGCAAATTGGTGTTCGCTTTGCCGAGGCCGGAGAAACCTTGCAAACCCTGGATGGTCAGAACCGCACCCTCAGCGATCAAGTCCTCCTGATTACGGCCAATGACAAACCCGTTGCCCTGGCTGGAGTCATGGGAGGAGAAGAGACAGAGGTGCATTCCGAGACGCTAAATCTGGTTCTGGAAGCCGCCTTGTTTGACTCTGCGGCCATTCGTCGCTCGGCCCGCTCTCAGGGACTACGCACGGAAGCCTCCGCCCGCTATGAACGGGGAATTAACCAGGCAGAGTTAGAAATCGCCTGCCGTCGTGCCCTGGCGTTGATGACTGACCTGGCTGGCGGGACGATCGTGGCTCAAGCAACGGCAGCGGCTCGCGGTAGTCAGACCAGTATGACTCGCTCGATTGAACTGCGACTTGATCGAGTGAATCAAATCCTGGGGCCAATCAGTGTGGGAGATGAAGTGGCCGAACTGGAACCAGCAGCGATCGAACGCATCCTCAAAGCGTTGGGGTGTGATATTTCCACCATTAATAAGGATGGAGTCTGGACTGTCACTGTTCCACCCTACCGCTATCGCGACCTGGAGCGGGAAATTGATTTGATTGAAGAAATTGCCCGCTTGCATGGCTATAACAACTTCTGTGAAACTTTGCCGGAAAAAACTGAACCGGGCTATTTATCGGCCGAACAAGCCCTGTCCCGGAAACTGCGGGAAGCCTTCCGGGCGATCGGCTTAACGGAAGTGATGCATTATTCCCTGGTGAAGCCAAACCAGGAGCGACAAATTGTCCTGAGTAATCCCCTGTTCCCTGACTACTCGGCACTGCGGACAGATCTGCTGGCTGGTCTGATTGAAGCCTTTCAGTACAATCTGGAACAGGGAAATGGGCCACTCAATGCCTTTGAAATCGGACGCATCTTCTGGTCTGAAGAAGAAGGGCTGAGTGAAGCCGAGTCGATCGCGGGCATCTTTGGCGGTGATCCGACTCAGGGCAAGTGGATTCAAGGTGGCAAGGAAAACCCTCTAACCTGGTTTGAAGCAAAAGGCTATCTGGACAGTGTATTTTGTCGGTTAGGGCTGGTAGTGGAGTATCAACCCGATCGCCGCGATGCCCGTCTGCATCCGGGCCGGACAGCCTCCCTCTGGTTGCGGGGCGATCGCCTGGGTACCTTTGGTCAACTGCATCCCCAACTGCGCCTGGAACGGGGCTTTCCCGATGAAGTGTACGCCTTTGAACTGGATATCAATGTCCTCTTCAGTGCCCTGGATCAGGATGAATTGCGAGTGCCTATCTTCCAACCGTACTCCGCCTACCCTGCCTCCGATCGCGACATTGCTTTCTTCATTCCCACCCAATTCTCAGAAGCCGACATCGAACGGGTGATCCGCAAAGCGGGCGGCACCTTACTGGAATCAGTGGAGTTGTTTGATGAATATCGCGGCAAGAACGTCCCTGAAGGTCAGCGCAGTCTCGCATTTCGGCTGGTGTATCGGGCTAGCGATCGCACCCTTACCGAAGAAGACATCGAACCCGTCCATCAGAAAGTTCGTGAATCACTCGTAGAAAAATTCCGCGTTGATTTACGCAGCTAA
- a CDS encoding serine/threonine-protein kinase codes for MSYCLNPACTNPQNLTHTELCQACGSKLLLRDRYRIIQALGQGGFGATFLAMNESLPGKPSCVIKQLRPNASAPHIMDMARELFKREAETLGRIGTHPQIPSLLDYFEENETFYLVQEYVSGSTLQQEIKRSGPLSELEVKKFLSEILPLLAYIHEKQVIHRDIKPANIIRRAQDNKLVLIDFGAVKYQSAQPSNASDQTALTSYAIGTPGFAPPEQMNMRPVPASDIYALGISCLYLLTGKSPKDMDYDPTTGELNWKKYIYVSDHFAGVLAKMMEISVKQRYKSALEVYRALDLEDHLESLANSINNVESRANAMPRANVGYRDGDSEGPASSRLARQAMAIRSRKQTRMDSTGLYAGLTRSRAIDSNRLNTGIASRGRNSAGRGKDTGGNEKQKIPVRLDAEGLQTYYAKGKRDFASHDLHALALQKVNLSGANFHQSNLSKINLQGANLYNVNLGRASLNHANLKNANLSKAYLSYADLESADLRGADLTEAYLLNANLRGANLCGANLAGARMSEEQLAMARTNWMTIRPNGKRGL; via the coding sequence ATGAGCTACTGCTTAAACCCAGCCTGTACTAATCCACAAAATCTTACTCATACGGAGCTATGTCAGGCATGCGGCTCTAAGCTGTTGTTGCGCGATCGCTACCGAATCATTCAGGCCCTGGGACAGGGGGGGTTTGGAGCTACATTCCTGGCCATGAATGAGAGTTTGCCAGGTAAACCCAGTTGCGTGATTAAGCAATTGCGTCCTAATGCCAGTGCTCCTCACATCATGGATATGGCTCGTGAGTTGTTTAAGCGAGAAGCGGAAACCCTGGGGCGAATTGGCACTCATCCGCAGATTCCTTCTCTGCTGGATTATTTTGAAGAGAATGAAACCTTTTATCTGGTTCAAGAATATGTCAGTGGTTCTACGCTTCAGCAGGAGATTAAGCGTTCCGGGCCATTGAGCGAACTGGAAGTCAAAAAGTTTTTGAGCGAAATTTTACCCTTACTGGCCTATATTCACGAAAAGCAGGTAATCCATCGGGATATTAAGCCTGCCAATATTATTCGTCGCGCCCAGGATAATAAGCTGGTGCTGATTGATTTCGGGGCTGTGAAATATCAAAGCGCTCAACCCTCCAATGCTTCGGATCAAACCGCATTGACTTCCTATGCGATCGGTACTCCCGGTTTTGCGCCTCCCGAACAGATGAATATGCGCCCCGTCCCGGCCAGCGACATTTATGCGTTAGGCATTAGTTGCCTCTATTTGCTGACAGGTAAATCTCCGAAAGATATGGATTATGACCCCACTACTGGGGAACTCAACTGGAAAAAGTATATTTACGTCAGCGACCATTTCGCCGGAGTGCTGGCCAAGATGATGGAGATCTCGGTGAAGCAGCGCTATAAGTCGGCACTTGAGGTTTATCGGGCGTTAGATCTGGAAGATCACCTGGAAAGTTTAGCCAACAGTATTAATAATGTGGAATCCAGAGCTAATGCCATGCCGCGTGCCAATGTCGGCTATCGAGATGGGGATTCCGAGGGGCCTGCCTCTTCCCGGTTGGCGCGTCAGGCGATGGCCATTCGTTCCCGTAAACAAACCCGCATGGATTCGACTGGATTATATGCCGGACTGACCCGCAGTCGGGCGATCGATTCCAACCGCTTGAACACAGGCATCGCATCAAGGGGTAGAAATTCGGCGGGTCGGGGGAAAGATACGGGTGGAAATGAGAAGCAGAAAATTCCCGTGCGGCTGGATGCGGAGGGTTTGCAAACCTATTACGCGAAAGGCAAACGGGATTTTGCCAGCCATGATTTGCACGCCCTTGCTTTACAAAAAGTCAATTTATCTGGGGCCAATTTTCACCAATCCAATCTCAGCAAAATCAACCTCCAGGGCGCGAACCTGTACAACGTCAATCTGGGTCGCGCCAGTTTGAACCACGCCAATTTGAAAAATGCCAATCTGAGTAAAGCCTATTTGAGTTACGCTGATCTGGAAAGTGCAGATTTACGGGGTGCGGATTTGACGGAAGCGTATTTGTTAAATGCCAACTTGCGGGGCGCAAATCTGTGCGGTGCGAATCTGGCGGGCGCGAGGATGAGTGAGGAGCAACTGGCAATGGCCCGCACCAACTGGATGACGATTCGACCCAACGGCAAGCGAGGACTTTAG